Proteins from one Argopecten irradians isolate NY chromosome 15, Ai_NY, whole genome shotgun sequence genomic window:
- the LOC138308933 gene encoding uncharacterized protein, producing MAAQTPVPGCTRHPGKGFVYVCKTCNNDLICMDCVLDRHNKHELGSLTEYVSKQTLLIQQYEEKLTKTDIPKLERDIKENEKKFKENSKEIGETIHHIKRQGEQMKNDIDKFTDRLVKLCTDLEKLNSDIKENNKTVLTKYLREKIRPQLDRCKGARTSGTTDDVIAVAEEIRNRGPDTPPTITAFKSAVFKPGIISNAVLDRMLGTVLVDGENQSFRPVPPCKIISSFRTSFPYTHVRTCRTGDEAWLSYWDDEQIYRVDQQGNIKKNIKCKVKVISITVSPTTGRVWFCVKEDKSIREITSDGGIVIRFNVESVPRSLCITQEDMVVVGLERNGIVLYTSDGRKVVDEEGHGCRQEAVNPWYMAYCTNTGDVAASDSDGVSFDDYMAGKVPGKQPRLIVMDKHLKLKFQCRYIDGIGSQTGGSQQSKFYPYDVCFDRDGDVLVAEGVTRSVLLIDGNTGHYLRTVYMSDGGVPWSISLQCDDMLWIKHNDREMKVVKYLK from the coding sequence ATGGCGGCACAGACACCAGTGCCGGGATGTACCCGTCATCCTGGTAAGGGGTTTGTTTATGTCTGTAAGACGTGTAACAATGACCTGATTTGTATGGATTGTGTCCTGGATCGTCATAATAAACACGAACTTGGCAGTCTAACGGAGTATGTATCGAAACAGACACTTTTGATTCAGCAATACGAGGAAAAACTGACAAAAACTGACATTCCGAAGTTAGAGCGTGATATTaaagaaaatgagaaaaaattCAAGGAAAACAGCAAAGAGATTGGGGAGACAATTCATCACATCAAACGTCAGGGGGAACAGATGAAAAATGACATCGACAAATTCACTGACAGGTTAGTAAAACTCTGTACAGATTTGGAGAAGTTGAATTCGGATATTAAAGAGAACAACAAAACTGTACTGACAAAATATCTGAGGGAGAAAATAAGGCCTCAGCTGGACAGATGTAAGGGTGCAAGAACTTCCGGTACCACAGATGACGTCATAGCAGTAGCGGAAGAAATCAGGAATCGTGGACCAGATACACCGCCAACCATAACAGCATTTAAGTCTGCTGTCTTCAAACCTGGGATTATATCTAACGCCGTCCTTGACCGTATGTTAGGTACGGTGTTAGTTGACGGAGAAAACCAGTCGTTCCGTCCTGTCCCACCATGTAAAATTATATCAAGTTTCCGAACATCATTCCCTTACACTCACGTCCGTACATGTCGTACAGGTGACGAGGCTTGGTTATCTTACTGGGATGATGAACAGATATACAGAGTGGATCAGCAGGGGAACATAAAGAAGAACATCAAgtgtaaggtcaaggtcatctcaATCACAGTCTCACCGACCACGGGGAGGGTGTGGTTCTGTGTAAAGGAAGACAAAAGTATCCGAGAGATAACGTCTGATGGTGGTATAGTGATACGGTTTAATGTGGAGTCAGTCCCAAGGTCGTTATGTATCACACAGGAGGACATGGTGGTGGTGGGATTAGAGAGGAATGGTATAGTCCTGTATACTTCAGACGGGAGGAAGGTGGTAGACGAAGAGGGACATGGATGTAGACAGGAGGCGGTGAATCCCTGGTACATGGCCTACTGTACCAACACCGGGGATGTAGCGGCGTCTGACAGTGACGGTGTATCGTTTGATGACTACATGGCTGGTAAGGTACCAGGAAAACAACCCCGGCTCATTGTGATGGATAAACATCTGAAACTTAAGTTCCAATGTCGGTACATTGATGGTATCGGATCACAAACAGGTGGGAGTCAGCAGTCCAAGTTCTACCCCTATGATGTTTGTTTTGACCGTGATGGTGATGTCCTTGTAGCGGAAGGAGTGACCAGGTCAGTGTTACTGATAGACGGTAACACTGGCCACTACCTCAGGACAGTATACATGTCAGATGGAGGAGTACCTTGGAGTATCAGTCTACAGTGTGATGATATGCTCTGGATCAAGCATAATGACAGAGAAATGAAAGTCGTCAAGTACCTGAAATAG